In Nonomuraea sp. NBC_00507, the following are encoded in one genomic region:
- a CDS encoding RsmB/NOP family class I SAM-dependent RNA methyltransferase, whose protein sequence is MRTRGAAGGAGRDAAGGRGAGGGAAGGRGAGGGAGRGAGGGGGRSRGPSRPPRDPARNAAFDVVRAVDERDAYANLLLPRLLRDRGIKGRDAALATELAYGTLRGLGTYDAIIELCSDRTPDPDVRDALRLGAHQLLRMRVPPHAAVGTTVDLVRLRVGPGAAKFANAVLRKIASRALEDWLPIVAPDPAVDPVGHLAVSYGHPRWIVTAFRDALGGDGELADLLDADNARPLVTLVARPGRSSVKELQDAGATPGRYSPYAAYLPEGDPGRIEAVAGTRAAVQDEASQLVALALTRVQVEREGEELWLDMCAGPGGKAGLLDAIATHGDPSGFQGGARLLAADVQYHRARLVWQTTRHASVVTADGTEPAWRPGVFDRVMLDAPCTGLGALRRRPEARWRRDPSGIAELGRLQRRLLGAALDAARPGGVVAYVTCSPHLAETRVVVGDVIGRRDDVEQLDARDYLSEVDGLGDGPHAQFWPHRHGTDAMFLAMLRKRP, encoded by the coding sequence ATGAGGACCAGAGGCGCGGCCGGCGGTGCGGGCCGGGATGCGGCCGGCGGCCGAGGCGCAGGCGGCGGTGCGGCCGGCGGCCGAGGTGCGGGCGGCGGTGCGGGCCGAGGCGCGGGCGGTGGCGGAGGACGTTCGCGTGGGCCGAGCAGGCCGCCGCGCGATCCCGCCCGCAACGCCGCCTTCGACGTTGTGCGCGCCGTCGACGAACGCGACGCCTACGCCAACCTGCTGCTCCCTCGACTCCTCCGCGACCGCGGTATCAAGGGCCGTGACGCCGCGCTGGCCACCGAGCTCGCCTACGGGACGCTGCGCGGCCTCGGCACCTACGACGCGATCATCGAGCTGTGCAGCGACCGCACGCCCGACCCCGACGTACGCGACGCCCTGCGGCTCGGCGCCCACCAGCTCCTGCGCATGCGCGTGCCACCGCACGCGGCCGTCGGCACCACCGTCGACCTCGTACGCTTGCGCGTCGGCCCCGGCGCGGCCAAGTTCGCCAACGCCGTCCTGCGCAAGATCGCATCCAGGGCGCTCGAGGACTGGCTGCCCATCGTCGCGCCGGACCCGGCCGTCGACCCCGTCGGCCACCTCGCCGTCTCCTACGGCCATCCACGGTGGATCGTCACGGCCTTCCGCGACGCGCTCGGCGGGGACGGCGAGCTGGCCGACCTGCTCGACGCCGACAACGCCCGGCCGCTGGTGACGCTGGTCGCACGGCCCGGGCGCAGCTCGGTCAAGGAGCTCCAGGACGCGGGCGCCACCCCGGGGCGCTACTCCCCCTACGCCGCCTACCTGCCCGAAGGCGATCCCGGGCGGATCGAGGCCGTGGCCGGGACGCGTGCCGCCGTGCAGGACGAGGCCAGCCAGCTGGTGGCGCTCGCCCTGACCCGGGTGCAGGTCGAGCGCGAGGGCGAGGAGCTGTGGCTCGACATGTGCGCCGGGCCCGGCGGCAAGGCAGGGCTGCTCGACGCCATCGCCACCCACGGCGATCCGTCCGGGTTCCAGGGCGGTGCCCGGCTGCTCGCCGCCGACGTGCAATACCACCGGGCCCGGCTGGTCTGGCAGACCACCCGGCACGCGTCGGTGGTGACGGCGGACGGGACGGAGCCAGCGTGGCGGCCGGGCGTGTTCGACCGGGTCATGCTCGACGCGCCGTGCACCGGGCTGGGAGCGCTGCGGCGGCGGCCCGAGGCGCGGTGGCGGCGCGACCCGTCCGGCATCGCCGAACTCGGCAGGCTGCAGCGGCGGCTGCTCGGCGCGGCGCTGGACGCGGCACGCCCCGGTGGGGTCGTGGCGTACGTCACCTGCTCACCGCACCTGGCCGAGACCCGGGTCGTAGTGGGGGATGTGATCGGGCGCAGGGACGACGTCGAGCAGCTCGACGCCCGGGACTACCTGTCCGAGGTGGACGGACTGGGAGACGGCCCGCACGCCCAGTTCTGGCCGCACCGGCACGGCACCGACGCCATGTTCCTGGCCATGCTCCGCAAGCGGCCCTGA
- the fmt gene encoding methionyl-tRNA formyltransferase — translation MRLVFAGTPETALPSLRTLIDSPRHEVVAVVTRPDAQSGRGRKVHPSPVAALAEEAGIEVLRPLKAGDPVFLDRLRTLEPDCCPVVAYGALLPQSALDVPRHGWINLHFSILPAWRGAAPVQHAILHGDEITGATTFQIVKELDAGPVYGVVTEEIRTTDTSGTLLERLSVSGAGLLAATLDGVEDGALEARPQPADGVTIASKINVDDARVDWAKPAMHVDRLIRACAPNPGAWSEFRGHRIKLGPVVPVPGERLAPGEVAVTKTTVLVGTATEAVRLGEVQPQGKRLMGAVEWARGVRPEGKETFE, via the coding sequence ATGCGTCTGGTCTTCGCGGGCACACCGGAGACGGCCTTGCCGTCGCTGCGCACCTTGATCGACTCGCCGCGGCATGAGGTGGTGGCCGTCGTCACCCGCCCCGACGCACAGTCAGGGCGGGGACGCAAGGTCCACCCGTCGCCGGTGGCCGCGCTCGCCGAGGAGGCGGGCATCGAGGTGCTGCGCCCGCTGAAGGCCGGTGACCCGGTCTTCCTCGACCGGCTGCGCACGCTGGAGCCCGACTGCTGCCCGGTGGTGGCGTACGGGGCGCTGCTGCCGCAGTCGGCGCTCGACGTGCCCCGCCACGGGTGGATCAACCTGCACTTCTCGATCCTGCCCGCCTGGCGCGGCGCCGCGCCCGTCCAGCACGCGATCCTGCACGGTGACGAGATCACCGGCGCGACCACGTTCCAGATCGTCAAGGAGCTGGACGCCGGGCCCGTCTACGGTGTCGTCACCGAGGAGATCCGCACCACCGACACCAGCGGGACGCTGCTGGAGCGCCTGTCCGTCTCCGGGGCGGGGCTGCTCGCGGCCACCCTCGACGGCGTCGAGGACGGCGCCCTGGAGGCACGGCCGCAGCCGGCGGACGGTGTGACCATCGCTTCCAAGATCAACGTGGACGATGCCCGGGTGGACTGGGCCAAGCCCGCCATGCACGTGGACCGGCTGATCCGGGCCTGCGCACCCAACCCCGGCGCGTGGAGCGAGTTCAGGGGCCATCGGATCAAGCTGGGCCCGGTCGTGCCGGTTCCCGGTGAGCGGCTGGCGCCCGGTGAGGTCGCCGTCACCAAGACGACCGTGCTGGTCGGGACCGCCACCGAAGCCGTGCGGCTGGGTGAGGTGCAGCCGCAGGGCAAGCGGCTGATGGGGGCCGTGGAGTGGGCTCGGGGAGTCCGCCCGGAGGGCAAAGAGACCTTTGAGTGA
- the def gene encoding peptide deformylase has product MAIQSIRLFGDPVLRTPAAPVVDFDKELRKLVKDLTDTMMDAPGAGLAAPQIGVGLRVFTYYVDEQLGHLINPDLDLSSELDEEGEEGCLSFPGLSFPTPRAIRAVAKGFDMHGEPVVLEGTDLMARCFQHETDHLDGILFIDRMDPKQRKLAMKAVREAEWSGLSAPVVKYSPHATGGKAL; this is encoded by the coding sequence TTGGCGATCCAGTCGATCCGGCTGTTCGGAGACCCGGTGCTGCGCACCCCGGCGGCCCCGGTCGTCGACTTCGACAAGGAGCTCCGCAAGCTGGTCAAAGACCTCACCGACACGATGATGGACGCGCCCGGCGCGGGCCTCGCGGCCCCGCAGATCGGCGTCGGCCTGCGGGTGTTCACTTACTACGTGGACGAGCAGCTCGGCCACCTGATCAACCCCGACCTCGACCTGTCGTCCGAGCTCGACGAGGAAGGCGAGGAAGGCTGCCTGTCCTTCCCCGGCCTGTCGTTCCCGACGCCGCGCGCGATCCGCGCCGTCGCCAAGGGCTTCGACATGCACGGGGAGCCCGTCGTGCTGGAGGGCACCGACCTCATGGCCCGCTGCTTCCAGCACGAGACCGACCACCTCGACGGCATCCTGTTCATCGACCGTATGGACCCCAAGCAGCGCAAGCTGGCCATGAAGGCGGTCCGCGAGGCCGAGTGGAGCGGCCTGTCCGCCCCCGTGGTCAAATACTCGCCGCACGCGACCGGCGGAAAGGCGCTCTGA
- a CDS encoding primosomal protein N', with protein MTDSDDALLPLDAVRPPASSKDTKGAVVPAPERPVARVAVDNPLPHLDRPFDYLIPASMHETAQPGVRVRVRFAGKLADGFLLERIEESEHEGRLTPLERVVSPERVLTPEIAGLARAVADRYAGTLIDVLRLAIPPRHARAEGETPKPDTRAAWEDAAPRPAVSAQGGSAWDAYPSGPSFLDALHKGRAPRAVWSALPGATGWAGATAEAVRATLDGGRGAVVVVPDGKDVALADGEFARVLGPGSHVALTADLGPAERYRRWLKVLRGEVRAVVGTRAAMFAPVAELGLVAIWDDGDDLHAERLAPYPHAREVLGLRAHRTGAAMLIGGYARTAEATQLIASRWAKPIVAARTTIRSLAPRVRPAGEDAELAKDQAARLARLPSLAWRALRQGLENGPVLVQVPRRGYLPALACRHCRAPARCTLPPTRMAPGLLAAAVPLGGGAGAGSPTLLPLVGPSGGLTLDVPLALRVNPAPTGGRGGQEPSRLPPAQAPQGGPGTRPPAGPGVPESRGRLGGSGTPGRPDEPAALPGTDGSASQAGRDAPAAPDGPGGSAFREGAAGQVAPGGSAFREGAAGQVAPGGPASRRGAGGPAAPGGPASREDVGGPAAPGGPASREDAGGPMHLGGAGGAASLGEAGAPESLGGSGAARPLGGGSASMGPLGEGVASMGEHAEPAAFCHGPLALRGGHAAPYCRWCGRVDADWRCPSCGSPRLRAVVVGARRTAEELGRAFPSVQVRTSGRDGVLASVPATRALVVATPGAEPVAEGGYAAAVLLDGWALLGRADLRAGEEAVRRWMNAAALLRPAAELVVLADAALPAVQALLRWDPVTHAERELADRAELGFPPAVRMATLTGAASAVRQMLDEVRLPADAQVLGPVPVDDAGQERAMIRVRRNGGAALAAALKGASGVRAARKTPDVVRVSVDPLDLI; from the coding sequence GTGACCGACTCCGACGACGCCCTTCTGCCGCTCGACGCCGTGCGGCCCCCAGCGTCGTCGAAGGACACCAAGGGCGCCGTCGTCCCCGCTCCCGAGCGGCCGGTGGCCAGGGTGGCCGTGGACAACCCCCTGCCGCACCTCGACCGCCCCTTCGACTATCTGATCCCCGCCTCCATGCACGAGACGGCACAGCCGGGCGTGCGGGTGCGGGTGCGGTTCGCGGGCAAGCTGGCCGATGGGTTCCTGCTGGAGCGGATCGAGGAAAGCGAGCATGAGGGCCGGCTGACGCCGCTCGAACGCGTGGTCTCCCCGGAGCGGGTGCTGACGCCGGAGATCGCCGGGCTGGCCAGAGCGGTCGCCGACCGGTACGCAGGCACCCTCATCGACGTGCTGCGGCTCGCCATCCCGCCGCGCCACGCCAGGGCCGAGGGCGAGACGCCCAAGCCGGACACGCGGGCCGCCTGGGAGGACGCCGCCCCCCGGCCGGCCGTGTCGGCGCAGGGCGGGAGCGCCTGGGATGCGTACCCGAGCGGCCCTTCGTTCCTGGACGCTCTCCACAAGGGGCGCGCGCCCCGGGCCGTGTGGTCGGCCCTGCCCGGCGCCACGGGGTGGGCCGGCGCGACGGCCGAGGCGGTGCGGGCGACGCTGGACGGCGGCAGGGGAGCCGTCGTCGTCGTCCCCGACGGCAAGGACGTGGCGCTGGCCGACGGCGAGTTCGCACGGGTGCTCGGCCCCGGCAGCCACGTGGCGCTCACCGCCGACCTGGGTCCCGCCGAGCGCTACAGGCGGTGGCTGAAGGTGCTGAGGGGCGAGGTACGCGCCGTCGTCGGCACCCGCGCCGCCATGTTCGCCCCCGTCGCCGAGCTCGGCCTGGTGGCCATCTGGGACGACGGCGACGACCTGCACGCCGAGCGCCTGGCCCCCTACCCGCACGCCCGGGAGGTCCTCGGCCTCAGAGCCCACAGGACCGGCGCGGCGATGCTGATCGGCGGATACGCCCGCACGGCCGAGGCCACGCAGCTCATCGCCAGTCGCTGGGCCAAGCCCATCGTGGCGGCCCGCACGACGATCAGGAGCCTCGCCCCACGAGTGCGGCCCGCGGGAGAGGACGCCGAGCTCGCCAAGGACCAGGCCGCCCGCCTGGCCAGGCTGCCCAGCCTCGCATGGCGGGCCTTGCGCCAGGGCCTGGAGAACGGGCCCGTCCTGGTCCAGGTCCCGAGGCGCGGCTATCTGCCCGCCCTCGCCTGCCGCCACTGCCGCGCCCCCGCTCGCTGCACCCTTCCGCCCACCCGCATGGCCCCGGGCCTCCTGGCGGCGGCCGTCCCGCTCGGCGGCGGTGCCGGCGCGGGCTCCCCGACGCTGCTCCCGCTGGTCGGGCCCTCGGGCGGTCTTACGCTGGACGTTCCCCTGGCGCTGCGGGTGAATCCCGCTCCCACAGGAGGCCGGGGCGGCCAGGAGCCGTCGCGCCTTCCACCCGCGCAGGCGCCTCAAGGCGGGCCGGGCACCCGGCCCCCGGCAGGGCCGGGCGTTCCGGAGTCCCGAGGACGGCTGGGCGGCTCAGGGACCCCGGGAAGGCCGGACGAGCCGGCGGCCCTCCCAGGGACGGACGGCTCGGCGTCCCAGGCCGGCCGCGATGCACCGGCGGCTCCCGACGGGCCAGGAGGTTCGGCGTTCCGAGAAGGGGCGGCTGGACAGGTGGCTCCGGGAGGTTCGGCGTTCCGAGAAGGGGCGGCTGGACAGGTGGCTCCGGGAGGTCCGGCATCCCGGCGAGGGGCGGGTGGGCCAGCGGCTCCGGGAGGTCCGGCGTCCCGGGAAGACGTGGGTGGCCCGGCGGCTCCGGGAGGTCCGGCGTCCCGGGAAGACGCGGGTGGCCCGATGCACCTGGGCGGGGCCGGTGGGGCGGCGTCCCTGGGAGAGGCGGGCGCGCCGGAGTCCCTAGGCGGGTCGGGCGCGGCGAGGCCGCTAGGTGGCGGCTCGGCGTCCATGGGGCCGTTGGGCGAGGGCGTGGCGTCCATGGGAGAGCATGCCGAGCCGGCGGCGTTCTGTCACGGGCCGCTCGCGCTGAGAGGCGGCCACGCAGCCCCCTACTGCCGTTGGTGCGGGCGCGTGGACGCCGACTGGCGGTGCCCCTCCTGCGGCAGCCCGCGCCTGCGCGCCGTGGTCGTCGGCGCCCGGCGCACGGCTGAGGAGCTGGGCAGAGCCTTCCCTTCGGTCCAGGTGCGCACGTCCGGCCGCGACGGCGTGCTGGCCTCCGTGCCCGCCACCAGAGCCCTGGTCGTCGCCACGCCCGGCGCCGAACCCGTGGCAGAAGGCGGCTACGCGGCCGCCGTGCTGCTCGATGGGTGGGCCCTGCTGGGCCGGGCCGACCTGCGGGCCGGCGAGGAGGCCGTGCGCCGCTGGATGAACGCCGCCGCGCTGCTCCGCCCCGCCGCCGAACTGGTGGTGCTGGCGGACGCCGCACTGCCCGCCGTACAGGCCCTGCTGCGGTGGGACCCCGTCACCCACGCCGAGCGCGAGCTGGCCGACCGCGCCGAGCTGGGCTTCCCGCCCGCGGTCAGGATGGCGACGCTCACCGGCGCGGCGAGCGCGGTCAGGCAGATGCTCGACGAGGTACGCCTCCCGGCCGACGCCCAGGTGCTCGGCCCCGTCCCCGTCGACGACGCCGGCCAGGAACGCGCCATGATCCGCGTGCGCAGGAACGGCGGCGCCGCGCTGGCCGCCGCGCTGAAAGGGGCCAGCGGCGTACGCGCGGCGCGCAAAACACCAGATGTCGTGAGGGTGAGTGTCGACCCCCTCGACCTGATTTAA
- the metK gene encoding methionine adenosyltransferase codes for MSRRLFTSESVTEGHPDKIADQISDAILDAMLKDDPKSRVAVETMITTGQVHVAGEVTTETYVDIPGVIREKILEIGYDASYKGFDGASCGVSVSIGAQSPDIAQGVDDAYEHRVDGDIDELDRQGAGDQGLMFGYACRETPELMPLPITLAHRLAQRLSQVRKSGTVPYLRPDGKTQVTIEYDGDLPVRLDTVVVSTQHAAEIDLKEMLTPDIKEHVVDPVLADLDLDTDGYRLLVNPTGRFEIGGPMGDAGLTGRKIIIDTYGGMARHGGGAFSGKDPSKVDRSAAYAMRWVAKNVVAAGLADRCEVQVAYAIGKAQPVGLFVECFGTEKLPVEKIQAAVLQVFDLRPAAIIRDLDLLRPIYSETAAYGHFGREGFSWESTDRAEALRTAAGL; via the coding sequence TTGTCACGTCGCCTGTTCACCTCCGAGTCGGTCACTGAGGGCCACCCGGACAAGATCGCCGACCAGATCAGTGACGCGATTCTCGACGCCATGCTCAAGGATGACCCCAAGAGCCGGGTCGCCGTCGAGACGATGATCACTACCGGCCAGGTTCACGTCGCAGGCGAGGTCACGACTGAGACCTACGTCGACATCCCCGGCGTCATCCGGGAGAAGATCCTGGAGATCGGCTACGACGCCTCCTACAAGGGCTTCGACGGCGCCTCGTGCGGCGTGTCGGTGTCCATCGGCGCCCAGTCGCCGGACATCGCCCAGGGCGTCGACGACGCCTACGAGCACCGCGTGGACGGCGATATCGACGAGCTCGACCGGCAGGGCGCGGGCGACCAGGGCCTGATGTTCGGCTACGCCTGCCGCGAGACCCCCGAGCTGATGCCGCTGCCGATCACGCTGGCCCACCGGCTTGCGCAGCGGCTGTCGCAGGTGCGCAAGTCCGGCACGGTGCCTTACCTGCGTCCGGACGGCAAGACGCAGGTCACGATCGAATACGACGGTGACCTGCCGGTGCGCCTGGACACCGTGGTCGTCTCTACGCAGCACGCGGCGGAGATCGACCTCAAGGAGATGCTGACGCCGGACATCAAGGAGCACGTGGTCGATCCGGTGCTCGCAGACCTCGACCTCGACACCGATGGCTATCGGTTGCTGGTCAACCCGACCGGCCGCTTCGAGATCGGCGGGCCGATGGGTGACGCGGGGCTGACCGGCCGCAAGATCATCATCGACACCTATGGCGGCATGGCCCGGCATGGTGGCGGTGCCTTCTCCGGCAAGGACCCGTCCAAGGTGGACCGTTCGGCGGCGTACGCGATGCGCTGGGTCGCCAAGAACGTCGTGGCCGCCGGTCTGGCCGACCGGTGCGAGGTGCAGGTGGCGTACGCGATCGGCAAGGCTCAGCCGGTCGGCCTGTTCGTGGAGTGCTTCGGCACCGAGAAACTGCCGGTGGAGAAGATCCAGGCCGCCGTGCTGCAGGTGTTCGACCTGCGGCCGGCCGCGATCATCCGGGACCTGGACCTGCTGCGGCCGATCTACTCCGAGACCGCCGCCTACGGGCACTTCGGCCGTGAGGGCTTCTCCTGGGAGTCCACCGATCGTGCCGAGGCCCTGCGGACCGCCGCCGGCCTCTGA
- the coaBC gene encoding bifunctional phosphopantothenoylcysteine decarboxylase/phosphopantothenate--cysteine ligase CoaBC gives MKVVLGVSGGIAAYKACELLRLFTESGHEVRVVPTREALKFVGAPTWAALSGNPVSAEVWDDVHEVPHVRIGKQADLVVVAPATADVLAKAAHGLAGDLLTNTLLTATCPVVFAPAMHTEMWQHPATRANVATLRERGAIVIDPAVGRLTGADTGPGRLPDPAEIFQVCLRVLRGRPRDLAGRKIVVSAGGTREAIDPVRYLGNRSSGLQGYALARTALARGAEVRLVAANVALPDPAGATVVRVESAAQMREAVLAASDDADVVVMAAAVADFRPAARHEAKIKKTDAEPEPIRLVKNPDILAELGRRRQARDAALRAGEADGAALGGGRPHSGGSVRTELGPGSGAYPLVIVGFAAETHDVLANGQAKLARKGCDLLVVNRVGEGLAFGTPDNAATVLVAGAEPVEVPLGPKEDVADAVWDLVAARLG, from the coding sequence ATGAAGGTCGTCCTGGGCGTCAGCGGCGGCATCGCCGCCTACAAGGCGTGTGAGCTGCTGCGCCTGTTCACCGAGTCCGGGCACGAGGTGCGGGTCGTCCCGACCCGCGAGGCCCTCAAGTTCGTGGGCGCGCCCACCTGGGCCGCCCTGTCGGGCAACCCCGTGTCGGCCGAGGTGTGGGACGACGTTCACGAGGTGCCCCACGTGCGGATCGGCAAGCAGGCCGACCTCGTCGTGGTGGCGCCCGCGACCGCCGACGTGCTGGCCAAGGCCGCGCACGGGCTGGCCGGCGACCTGCTGACAAACACGTTGCTGACCGCGACGTGCCCGGTCGTGTTCGCGCCCGCGATGCACACCGAGATGTGGCAGCACCCCGCCACCCGCGCCAACGTCGCGACGCTGCGCGAGCGCGGCGCCATCGTGATCGATCCGGCCGTCGGACGGCTCACCGGCGCCGACACGGGACCCGGCCGCCTGCCCGACCCGGCCGAGATCTTCCAGGTCTGCCTGCGCGTGCTGCGCGGCCGGCCGCGTGACCTGGCCGGGCGCAAGATCGTGGTGTCCGCCGGCGGCACCCGCGAGGCGATCGACCCCGTCCGCTACCTCGGCAACCGTTCCTCCGGCCTGCAGGGATACGCGCTGGCCCGCACGGCGCTCGCGCGAGGCGCCGAGGTGAGGCTCGTGGCCGCGAACGTCGCGCTGCCCGATCCGGCCGGGGCCACCGTGGTGCGGGTGGAGTCGGCGGCCCAGATGCGTGAGGCGGTGCTGGCCGCCTCCGACGACGCCGACGTCGTGGTGATGGCCGCGGCCGTGGCCGACTTCCGGCCGGCGGCGCGGCACGAGGCGAAGATCAAGAAGACGGACGCGGAGCCGGAGCCCATCCGCCTGGTCAAGAACCCCGACATCCTGGCCGAGCTGGGCCGGCGCCGCCAGGCGCGGGACGCCGCCCTCCGGGCGGGGGAGGCGGACGGGGCGGCGCTCGGTGGTGGCCGCCCGCACTCGGGCGGCAGCGTCCGTACCGAGCTCGGGCCGGGGTCCGGGGCATACCCGCTGGTGATCGTCGGGTTCGCGGCCGAGACGCACGACGTGCTCGCCAACGGGCAGGCCAAGCTGGCGCGCAAAGGCTGTGACCTGCTGGTCGTCAACCGCGTGGGGGAAGGGCTGGCCTTCGGCACCCCCGACAACGCGGCCACCGTGCTCGTCGCGGGAGCAGAGCCGGTCGAGGTGCCGCTCGGGCCCAAGGAGGACGTCGCCGACGCCGTCTGGGATCTGGTCGCCGCACGCCTCGGCTGA
- the rpoZ gene encoding DNA-directed RNA polymerase subunit omega: protein MAGTTAAPEGITNPPIDALLDIVDSKYSLVIMGAKRARQINAYYSQLGEGLLEYVGPLVETHAQEKPLSIALREVSEGLLNAEPIEGAV from the coding sequence GTGGCAGGCACCACCGCGGCGCCGGAGGGCATCACCAACCCGCCGATCGACGCGCTGCTCGACATCGTCGACAGCAAATACTCCCTGGTGATCATGGGCGCCAAGCGCGCCCGTCAGATCAACGCCTACTACTCCCAGCTCGGCGAGGGTCTGCTGGAATACGTCGGCCCGCTGGTCGAGACGCACGCCCAGGAGAAGCCGCTGTCCATCGCCCTGCGCGAGGTCTCCGAGGGCCTGCTCAACGCCGAGCCCATCGAAGGCGCGGTCTGA
- the gmk gene encoding guanylate kinase, which produces MEVGFLPMSERRLTVLSGPSGVGKSTVVAELRRAHPEVWLSVSVTTRRPRPGEVNGVHYFFVDGEEFDRLVEAGELLEWAEFAGNRYGTPREAVLKKLAEGVPTVLEIDLEGARQVRRTMPDALLVFLAPPSWEELEKRLRGRGTEPEDVIARRLEAGRIEMAAESEFDLTLINTSVQDVCRRLIALMTDPQGVTTTTKREV; this is translated from the coding sequence ATGGAGGTCGGATTCCTGCCCATGAGCGAACGGCGGCTGACGGTCCTTTCAGGGCCGTCCGGCGTCGGCAAGTCCACGGTCGTCGCCGAGCTCCGGCGGGCACACCCTGAGGTGTGGCTGTCGGTCTCGGTGACCACCAGGAGGCCCCGGCCCGGTGAGGTCAACGGGGTCCACTACTTCTTCGTCGACGGCGAGGAGTTCGACCGGCTGGTGGAGGCCGGCGAGCTGCTCGAGTGGGCGGAGTTCGCGGGCAACCGCTATGGCACACCGCGCGAGGCCGTGCTGAAGAAGCTCGCCGAGGGCGTGCCCACCGTCCTCGAGATCGACCTCGAGGGCGCCAGGCAGGTGCGCAGGACGATGCCGGACGCGCTGCTGGTGTTCCTGGCCCCGCCCTCCTGGGAGGAGCTGGAGAAGCGGCTGCGCGGGCGCGGCACCGAGCCCGAGGACGTCATCGCGCGGCGCCTGGAGGCAGGGCGGATCGAGATGGCGGCCGAATCGGAGTTCGACCTGACGCTGATCAACACGAGCGTCCAGGATGTGTGCCGCCGGCTGATAGCCTTGATGACTGACCCTCAGGGGGTCACGACAACCACCAAACGAGAGGTCTGA
- the mihF gene encoding integration host factor, actinobacterial type: MALPPLTPEQRAAALEKAAKARKERAEVKNRLKHGAVSLAEVLKDGQTDDVIGKMKVSALLESLPGVGKVRAKQLMERLAIAESRRVRGLGANQRASLEREFGGNES, translated from the coding sequence GTGGCTCTTCCTCCCCTGACCCCTGAGCAGCGCGCCGCAGCCCTGGAGAAGGCTGCCAAGGCCCGTAAAGAGCGTGCCGAGGTCAAGAACCGGCTCAAGCATGGCGCGGTTTCTCTGGCTGAGGTGCTCAAGGATGGGCAGACCGACGACGTCATCGGCAAGATGAAGGTGTCGGCTTTGTTGGAATCGCTCCCCGGCGTGGGCAAGGTCCGCGCCAAGCAACTCATGGAGCGGCTTGCCATTGCCGAGTCCCGCCGCGTGCGGGGGCTCGGTGCGAACCAGAGGGCCTCCCTCGAGCGCGAGTTCGGTGGCAACGAGAGCTAA
- the pyrF gene encoding orotidine-5'-phosphate decarboxylase gives MTPAPIAVALDAPDLETAAHWAALVTPHVSTVKVGLELYLRYGPDVIASVRGASGVQVFLDLKLHDIPNTVAGAARAVARLRPSILTVHAAGGPAMIRAAVESAPNTKIAAVTILTSLTEADLGRIGLLGPADDAVRRLATLSVEAGATALVCSPNEVSAVRAEVGGGITLITPGVRPAGAATQDQMRVATPERALADGADLLVIGRPITGSPDPGATAAAIAASLRRAS, from the coding sequence TTGACTCCCGCACCCATCGCCGTCGCCCTCGACGCTCCTGACCTGGAGACCGCCGCCCACTGGGCGGCCCTCGTGACACCCCATGTCAGCACGGTGAAGGTAGGCCTGGAGCTCTACCTGCGCTACGGCCCCGACGTGATCGCCTCCGTGCGGGGCGCCAGCGGCGTGCAGGTGTTCCTCGACCTCAAGCTGCACGACATCCCGAACACCGTCGCCGGCGCCGCCCGCGCCGTCGCCAGGCTGCGGCCGTCGATCCTCACGGTCCACGCGGCCGGCGGACCCGCCATGATCCGGGCCGCCGTGGAATCCGCGCCCAACACCAAGATCGCCGCAGTGACGATCCTGACCTCGCTCACCGAGGCCGACCTGGGCCGCATCGGGCTCCTCGGCCCCGCCGACGACGCGGTGCGCCGCCTGGCCACCCTGTCGGTGGAGGCGGGCGCCACGGCGCTCGTGTGCTCGCCCAACGAGGTGTCGGCGGTGCGGGCCGAGGTGGGGGGCGGCATCACGCTCATCACGCCCGGCGTGCGGCCCGCGGGGGCGGCCACGCAGGACCAGATGCGGGTGGCCACGCCTGAGCGGGCACTGGCGGACGGCGCCGACCTGCTCGTCATCGGCCGCCCCATCACGGGCTCCCCGGACCCGGGCGCCACGGCCGCCGCCATCGCCGCCTCCCTCCGCCGAGCGTCCTGA